In Neptuniibacter halophilus, the genomic stretch ACTGACCCAGATGGAAGTGCACCAGATGCTCCCATTCCGACTGCGGGCGACGCTGCAACATCACGCGGGCACCGGAGTGACAGCGGGCACACATCTCCGTGAACTCCTGAGAATCGAAGGATTCCATGGTATTAAGACGGCGCTCCATAGCGTAGCGGGCGCCTTCGGTTTCTTCCGGAGCCAGACCCTGACGGTCAGCGAAGTACTTCACCAGCGTACGGCGCTCTTCATCGGTAATCTGCAGATTGTGCATCAACTGCATACGCGCGATGCTCATCAGCCACCCTTCCGGTGTTTTACGCTGATGGCTCATACGGCTGAACTGGGCGGGTTCTGCCTGCTCCTGCGTGTGACAGGCCAGACATTTATTCTTGATGATGGATTCGGCGTCGGCTGCCTGCACTGACGATGCCGGTAACATCGCCCCCGCCAGCATCACGCCCCCCATCCAGGTGGATAGTTTCGTATTCTTCTTCAAGGCCAGACTCCTTTTTATGTTTATTCTGCGGTGGTACGACCACCCAATAGTGCTAACCTGACATCCTTAACGCACACCCCGTGCCAAAACCAACAACCCCTTATATTTCAATCAGATAACAAAATAAGGGGTTTCACTTATCAGTAAAACACTGTTTTATTCCGCAACACTGCTGTTCAGTTCTGCAACACTTCCGCCATGATCAGCGCCAATACGGGCTGCGCGGCTGTCTCAGCGAATGACTTATTTTTTGACACCCTGTCTCAGTCTGAAACAGTCAAATACACCCTTCGCCTCCCCCAGCCTATAAGAAACTCATTTGTTTTCATGTAGTTATATAGAACTAATTCTGTCTGGCACAGCCTTTGCGATAGCTCTGGCAGCAAACGCAAGAACCCTGCTGGTGAAGCGGTGTCAGCCAACCTGAATTCGGCAACATCTTCTCGCAGTAAGGGTTTGCCTTTATAAGATCGACATAACAATAAAAGGTCACTTTATGAATTCAGCTACATTCACCCCCTCACCTGAAGCCACCGCTTTTATTCAACGTGAACACCGCTTTCTGGTAGGCGACCAGTGGCTCAGTGCAGCCGACGGGCGCACCATCGACGTCGTCAATCCATCCGATGGCGAGGTGATCACCCGGGTACCGGCTGCCGGTAAAGCAGAGATGGATCTGGCCGTACAAACCGCCCGACAGACCTTTGACGACTCCGCCTGGAGTCGGATCAAGCCGGTTGATCGACAAAAACTACTCTGGGACTTCGCTGATCTGATCGAGAAAAATGCAGGCCTGCTGGCTGAGATCGAAGCGATGGATAACGGTAAAAGCGTCGTCATCGCTGAGCATGTGGATATCCGGCTGGCAGTCGACTTCCTCCGCTATATGGCTGGCTTCGCAACCAAAATCGAAGGCCGCAGCGTAGATGTGTCTGTACCCTTTATGCCGGATGCACAGTTCCACGGTTACACCCGACGTGAAGCGGTGGGGGTTGTCGGTGCAATCGTCGCCTGGAACTTCCCGCTGTTGCTGGCCTGCTGGAAACTGGGCCCGGCTCTGGCTACCGGTTGTACCGTGGTTCTGAAGCCCGCCGAAGACACCCCGCTGACCGCACTGAAACTCGGCGAACTGGCGCTGGAAGCCGGCTATCCGCCGGGCGTGGTGAACGTCGTTACAGGTTATGGTCAGGAAGCGGGTGCGGCACTGACGGCGAATCCAGATGTGGATAAGCTGACCTTCACCGGTTCGACCGACGTCGGTAAATTGATCGGTAAAGCCGCCATGGACACCATGACCCGGGTCACCCTTGAGCTGGGTGGTAAATCCCCGACCATCGTCCTGCCGGATGCCGATCTGCAAAGTGCAGCCGCCGGCGCGGCTAACGCAATCTTCTTTAACCAGGGACAGGTCTGCTGTGCAGGTTCTCGCCTCTACGTTCACAAGAAACACTTCGACAACGTCGTGGCCGATATCTCTGATATTGCCAACAGCATGACACTGGGTGCAGGCCTCGACCCGAATGCGCAGATGGGCCCACTGGTTTCCGCGAAGCAGCAGTCACGGGTCTGTGGTTATATCGAACAGGGCATCAGCAGCGGAGCCCGCCTGACTGCCGGTGGCGGTGCCGCCGACCGTCCGGGCTTCTTCGTTAAACCGACCGTGATGGTCAACGTCGATCAGAACGCCAGCGTTGTACAAGAGGAGATCTTCGGCCCGGTACTGGTCGCGATGCCGTTTGACGACATCGATGAAGCGGTGCGTATCGCCAACGACAGCCAGTACGGACTGGGTGCCAGCATCTGGTCCAACAACCTGTCAGAAGTTCATCGCATGATCCCACGTATCAAGTCCGGCTCTGTCTGGGTCAACTGCCACACCGCACTCGACCCGGCGCTGCCATTCGGCGGTTACAAACAGTCCGGTCTCGGCCGTGAAATGGGCAGCGATGTCATCGAACACTACACCGAAGTGAAGTCGGTTCTGATGAGTATCTGATAGCCACCAAACCACAAAAAAACCGGAGCCTGACTCCGGTTTTTTATTGCCTGATAAATACAATAAATAACAGCATTCGGACCAGATTTTCTGCTTGATCACTCCCTCCTGCTGATTCCGGCACGGTTTCTGCTGAACCTTAATAAAACGAGGTTAATCACCTGAACACTGCGTCTGCGGGATGACTTTTGCACCACAAAGGTGCACCGCATAACACCCGGCAGGTTAACGCACAAATTTGGTGGGTCTGAACGGGAACATGAGCGAAAGATTACTGATCTATACCGATTTAGATGGTTCTCTGCTGGATCATTACAGTTACGGCTTTGCTCCGGCGGCAGAGCTGCTCGGCCGTCTGGCTGAGCATTCGGTGCCGGTTATTCCTGTGACCAGTAAAACCCGTGCGGAGCTGATTCCTTTGCGGGTAGCGTTGTCTAATCCACATCCATTTGTTGTTGAGAATGGCGCAGCCGTTTTTATACCTGAGTACTATTTCCCTGAGCCTGTTTCGGGATGCGAAGTCTATGGCGATTTTTTGTGTCAGCGGTTTTCTGAACCGCGTGGTGTCTGGCAGCAGCTTCTGATAGAACTTAAGCCGCTGTTTACAAACGAGTTCATTAGTTTTTCTGAAGCCGGGGTCAGCGGCATTATTGAGATGACTGGGCTCTCTCCTGCATCGGCTGCCCTCGCCAACCAACGGGATTTCAGTGAGCCGGTTTACTGGCTCGGCAGCGAGAATCGTAAACAGCAATTTATCCGGGCTGCTCAGCGTCATGGGGCTAACGTACTTGAGGGTGGCCGGTTCCTGCATATCACCGGTCAGTGCGATAAAGGCAAAGCTTTAAACTGGCTGAGTGAACGCTATCGCCAGTTTAACCCCGGCAATCACTTTACTACCCTCGCCGCAGGGGACAGTCAGAATGATCTGGCGATGCTCAGCGCGGCGGATCTCGCCGTGTTAATCCGCTCTCCCGTACACCCTCCTCCGGTTCTGGAACACCCTCGGCTGAACATCACTGAAGCGATGGGGCCGGATGGCTGGAACGAAGCCGTGTCACGGCTGGCGGCACCCTTTCTCAGATTTTCCGATTCAGATTACCCACAGGGTAAGGAGTAGTTATGGCTGATTTTTATCAGAACGGCATCATTACCACCCTGCACAACCTGTCACATCGTCCGGTTGAGGATCTGGAGCAGGATCTGCTCCGTTTCAGCCAGAAACGTCCTCTGGGGATTATTCTGCCTTCGCTGTTTTCCGAACTGGAGGGGCCTGCGCTGGGCAATATTATCGATGAGATCAGCCGGGTGCCCTATCTGAATGAGATCGTGATCGGTCTGGATCGGGCCGATGAAGCACAATTCCGGTTCGCCCAGTCTTTCTTCAGCAAACTGCCGCAGCATCACCGTATTTTATGGAACGATGGCCCCCGGCTACGGGCACTGGACGCGGAGCTGCAGGCACTGGATCTGGCGCCAAAGGAGCCCGGTAAAGGCCGTAATGTCTGGTATTGCATGGGGTATGTGCTGGCTTCAGGGCGGGCAGAATCTGTGGCTCTGCACGATTGTGATATCACTACCTACACGCGGGAGCTGCTGGCGAGGCTGATCTATCCTGTAGCGCACCCTCAGTTTAACTACGAGTTCTGCAAAGGGTTCTATACCCGTGTGGCCGATGGCAAGATCAACGGCCGCGTCAGTCGCCTGCTGGTCACGCCTCTGCTGCGATCTCTGAAGAAAATTTTACCCGGCAGTCACTATCTGGAGTATATGGACAGCTATCGCTATCCGCTTGCCGGTGAGTTCTCCTTCCGCCGCGACGTGCTCAACGACATACGCATCCCCAGCGACTGGGGACTGGAGATCGGCGTGCTCTCAGAGATGCACCGCAACTATTCAAATAACCGTCTCTGTCAGGTGGATATCGCTGATCGCTATGATCACAAGCATCAGGATCTGTCTCTGGATAACGTCAATGCCGGTCTGTCGAAAATGTCGATCGACATTACCAAAGCGCTGTTCCGCAAGCTGGCGACTCAGGGGCATACCTTCAGCAGTGAGAGCTTCCGTACCCTGAAAGCGACCTATTACCGGATCGCGCTGGATTTTGTCGAAACTTACCATAACGATGCGCTGATGAATGGCCTGAAACTGGATATTCATGCCGAGGAGGAAGCCGCCGAGATGTTTGCCCGCAATATTATGATTGCCGGCGATGAGTTCCTGAACCACCCGATGGAGAAACCGTTTATCCCAAGCTGGAACCGGGTGGTCAGCGCGATGCCGGATGTGTTCGACCGTCTGATCGAGGCCGTCGAAGCTGATAACAAAGCCTTTCTCTGAGAGGGCCGCTCTGTGAATACTGCAATGGAACAGCTCAACTATACCCTGCAGAGCCATCTGCAGCTTATTTATGAGCAGATAGAGGGCGTGGACATCACTGAGCTGGCTGAAGAGCTGATCAGCCTGATGCGTCTGGAGCAAGTCACCGCCGCACCCGTTCCCCATCAAAACCACTGGGATCAGCGGGATGTCATTATGATCGGTTACGGTGACGCGCTGCATCATCCGGAGGAAACGCCCCTGCAAACCCTGTATCGGTTTCTGCACAACCCGTGCGAAGGGCTGATCAGCGGGGTGCATATTCTGCCGTTTTTTCCCTACAGTTCAGACGATGGCTTTGCCGTAACCGATTTTTACAACGTCCGCGATAGTGCAGGAACCTGGAGCGATATAGAGACGATATCGGCTGAATTCCGGTTAATGAGCGATTTAGTACTCAATCACTGCTCATCCCGGAGCGAGTGGTTCGGTAACTTTATACAAGGCCGGGGCACTGGCCATGATTATTTTTTCACGGCAGACCCGGCATCTGATCTTTCTGCGGTGGTGCGTCCCCGTACCAGCCCGCTTCTGCATCCGGTAAAAACCGAACAGGGGCTGCAGCATGTCTGGTGCACCTTCAGCCAGGATCAGGTTGATCTGGATTTTCGCAACCCGGCGGTTTTGAAGGAGTTTGTCCGGATTATTCGCCTCTATCTCGATCACGGGGTGAATATCTTCCGGCTGGATGCGGTGGCTTTTCTGTGGAAGGTTCCCGGCACCAGTTGCCTCAATCTGGCTGAGACCCATGAGATTGTCCGCCTGCTGCGCACACTGATCGAATACGCCTGCCCAACGGCAATGATCATTACCGAGACCAATATTCCCAGCCGCGAAAATCTCTCCTATTTCGGTAACGCTAACGAAGCGCACTGTGTGTATAACTTCTCGCTGCCGCCTTTGCTGCTGCATGCCCTGATCACCGGCAATAACCGCTATCTGCGGCAGTGGATGATGAGCATGCCCCCGGCTCAGGATGGCACCGCCTTCTTCAACTTTATCGCCTCCCACGATGGCATCGGCCTGCGCCCGGTAGAAGGCATTCTGTCCGATGAAGAGGTAGATGAGCTGATCGCTACGATGCAGAACTTTGGTGGACATGTCTCATGGCGCGCACTGGACAGCGGGATCAACAAACCCTATGAGATCAATATCGCCCTGTTCGATGCACTACAGGGTACCGTGCAGGGTAAAGACAATCTGGCTGAGGCACGATTTATCTGTGCCCACACCATTATGCTCGCGCTGGAGGGTATTCCGGGTATCTATTTCCAGAGTTTGCTCGGCAGCCACAACGATTATGAACGGGTGAAAATGACCGGACACTTCCGCTCAATTAATCGTCACCATTGGCAGTACCGCGATCTCGAGCAGCAACTGAGCGATCCCGAAAGCCACCACGCCCGTATCTTCAGCGAACTGAAACGACTGATCGCCATTCGCATTCGCCAGCGCGCGTTTCATCCCAACGCCACCCAGTTCACCCTGCATCTGGGCGAGCAGATCTTCGGCTTCTGGCGCCAGAGTATCGACCGGCGGCAAAGCATATTCTGCCTCAGCAATATCAGTGACCAACCCGCCACCCTGCAACTGTCTGACCTGAATCTGATCAGCACCAACGACTGGCATGATCTGCTCACCCAGCAGCCCTGCCCGGACCTGCAGGCGACAATGGAGCTGAAGCCCTATCAGAGCTTGTGGTTATCGAATATGTAGGCGAGCAGCACTGCAGATTATCTGCTGAATCTTTTCATGAATGGATGAGGTCGACAAACTCTCTGAACTTCTCTAACTCGCCTTCACGCTCAGCCCAGATCTGAAGCTCATCCAGACTGTACTGACCCGCCTGATCTCTGGCAACCCACGATGCCTGGGCCAGCCCCTGCCGGTCATCCCAATGAAAGTAAGCAGCCAGCCGGTCTTTAATACAATCCTGCGGAGTGATCAGCGAGAAGGTTCCCAATGGAGTGGCTAAAGTAACCCATTCCTTTATCGGGTCATCTCCTGCTGACAGCGGGCCCGAAGGAAACTCAACCACGAAAGGCGATTGAGGATGTTCATAGTAACGACCGACGGGTGTAAAACCGATGACAGCCATCGCCTCCTTCAGGGCTACGTTTGGCAC encodes the following:
- a CDS encoding aldehyde dehydrogenase family protein, translating into MNSATFTPSPEATAFIQREHRFLVGDQWLSAADGRTIDVVNPSDGEVITRVPAAGKAEMDLAVQTARQTFDDSAWSRIKPVDRQKLLWDFADLIEKNAGLLAEIEAMDNGKSVVIAEHVDIRLAVDFLRYMAGFATKIEGRSVDVSVPFMPDAQFHGYTRREAVGVVGAIVAWNFPLLLACWKLGPALATGCTVVLKPAEDTPLTALKLGELALEAGYPPGVVNVVTGYGQEAGAALTANPDVDKLTFTGSTDVGKLIGKAAMDTMTRVTLELGGKSPTIVLPDADLQSAAAGAANAIFFNQGQVCCAGSRLYVHKKHFDNVVADISDIANSMTLGAGLDPNAQMGPLVSAKQQSRVCGYIEQGISSGARLTAGGGAADRPGFFVKPTVMVNVDQNASVVQEEIFGPVLVAMPFDDIDEAVRIANDSQYGLGASIWSNNLSEVHRMIPRIKSGSVWVNCHTALDPALPFGGYKQSGLGREMGSDVIEHYTEVKSVLMSI
- a CDS encoding HAD-IIB family hydrolase yields the protein MSERLLIYTDLDGSLLDHYSYGFAPAAELLGRLAEHSVPVIPVTSKTRAELIPLRVALSNPHPFVVENGAAVFIPEYYFPEPVSGCEVYGDFLCQRFSEPRGVWQQLLIELKPLFTNEFISFSEAGVSGIIEMTGLSPASAALANQRDFSEPVYWLGSENRKQQFIRAAQRHGANVLEGGRFLHITGQCDKGKALNWLSERYRQFNPGNHFTTLAAGDSQNDLAMLSAADLAVLIRSPVHPPPVLEHPRLNITEAMGPDGWNEAVSRLAAPFLRFSDSDYPQGKE
- a CDS encoding glycosyl transferase, which encodes MADFYQNGIITTLHNLSHRPVEDLEQDLLRFSQKRPLGIILPSLFSELEGPALGNIIDEISRVPYLNEIVIGLDRADEAQFRFAQSFFSKLPQHHRILWNDGPRLRALDAELQALDLAPKEPGKGRNVWYCMGYVLASGRAESVALHDCDITTYTRELLARLIYPVAHPQFNYEFCKGFYTRVADGKINGRVSRLLVTPLLRSLKKILPGSHYLEYMDSYRYPLAGEFSFRRDVLNDIRIPSDWGLEIGVLSEMHRNYSNNRLCQVDIADRYDHKHQDLSLDNVNAGLSKMSIDITKALFRKLATQGHTFSSESFRTLKATYYRIALDFVETYHNDALMNGLKLDIHAEEEAAEMFARNIMIAGDEFLNHPMEKPFIPSWNRVVSAMPDVFDRLIEAVEADNKAFL
- a CDS encoding sugar phosphorylase, which codes for MNTAMEQLNYTLQSHLQLIYEQIEGVDITELAEELISLMRLEQVTAAPVPHQNHWDQRDVIMIGYGDALHHPEETPLQTLYRFLHNPCEGLISGVHILPFFPYSSDDGFAVTDFYNVRDSAGTWSDIETISAEFRLMSDLVLNHCSSRSEWFGNFIQGRGTGHDYFFTADPASDLSAVVRPRTSPLLHPVKTEQGLQHVWCTFSQDQVDLDFRNPAVLKEFVRIIRLYLDHGVNIFRLDAVAFLWKVPGTSCLNLAETHEIVRLLRTLIEYACPTAMIITETNIPSRENLSYFGNANEAHCVYNFSLPPLLLHALITGNNRYLRQWMMSMPPAQDGTAFFNFIASHDGIGLRPVEGILSDEEVDELIATMQNFGGHVSWRALDSGINKPYEINIALFDALQGTVQGKDNLAEARFICAHTIMLALEGIPGIYFQSLLGSHNDYERVKMTGHFRSINRHHWQYRDLEQQLSDPESHHARIFSELKRLIAIRIRQRAFHPNATQFTLHLGEQIFGFWRQSIDRRQSIFCLSNISDQPATLQLSDLNLISTNDWHDLLTQQPCPDLQATMELKPYQSLWLSNM